The Alteromonas mediterranea DE genome contains the following window.
TGCTCCATTTGCTGGCTTTGTTGGCGCAAGTTATCTGCTTTTTCGAGTACCGCCGCTATTTGCTTTTGAATGGGTAGCGGTGGCACGGGAACCAAAAGCGAGTTTAAGTGAACTTTACTTACGTGTGGAATAGTCGCACCTGTGCAGTTATTCCTAATTTCCTTGAATTTACTCTGTAAAAAGCGCCCTAGGTAGTTAGTGTCAATGTGAGGAATGATTACTTTTAACCGTGCCAAGGTACTACCAATCAGCCCCTCTAAACCGTACCCTATAGTCCCAGCATTTGCACCGTCCCACGCAATGATTACATCACTCGGCTCAACAAAAGTTCCTTTGTCATCATCTGTATACTTAATTAGGTTGTCATTTCGAAGATCATCTATTTGGATATAGCGGTTGTTCGTCACACTCTTTACCAAGTTGTGTTTCTTTCCCTTGGATATCTTTACGATATTTTCCAGTGTTAGTGTCGGCCATGTCACAGTAAGGCCTCCAGGTCGGCTATTCCCTTGTCCATTTCAGCTTGGAGTGCTTTAATTCTCTTTAAAATCACCTGAGGAGACTCATATTCAACCTCTTCATACACCACTTCTTTGTAGCGATTAATAGAAAGGTCATAGCCATTTGATTGAATGTCAGATAACGGCACGAAGAAGCTTTGTTCAGTTCGCTCACGACCAATTTCATTTTGTAAATGCTGCCACCGGAATAGCACATCTGGAATGTTATTGAGTTTATGATTTTCAAGCTCCGAAGGTGCCTGGCCCTTCTCAAGGTTTTCACCTTCAGCCGCTTTATAGTCAATAGCATCAGCTTCGGTTGTTAGGGCTTGCTCTTTGATAAGGGGCGTACGTTTATCATCAAGAGAAAAGCCGTCAGCCTGCATGTCATAAAACCACACGTTATCGGTGCCGCCATCATTGGTTTTAGTGAAAAACAGAATTGCAGTCGATACTCCCGCGTACGGCTTGAACACTCCTGAAGGTAGCGATACTACTGCTTCTAGTTTGTGCTCTTCAACCAGTGTTTTGCGAATTTCTTTATGCGACTTGGTAGAGCCGAATAAAACACCATCAGGAACAACTACCGCAGCGCGTCCACCAGGCTGAAGCATTCGAAGAATAAGTGCTAGAAAAAGTAGCTCTGTTTTTTCAGATGGGCCTTTTTTCTTTTTCTTGTTTCCTTCTTCGTCAGTTTCTGTTTTAGCTGTGGCTTTCTTAGGTGTTTTACCTAACGCGGTAAGTAAGTCCGGCGCTAGATCATCATAAGACACGCTGCCTTTAAATGGTGGGTTTGCCAAGATGAGTGTGAATTTGTCTTTGATGTTATGCTCGCCTTGGTCGCTTAGGCTGTCGCGATATTCAACAACTGGGTGCTCTACACCATGCAGCATTAAGTTCATAGCCCCAATTCGCAGCATATGCTGGTCGAAGTCATAGGCGTTAAACATTTGGTTGTGGAAGTGCTTTGAGTTTTCTGGGCGCATTAGCGCACCACCCTGAGTATTACGCACATACTCTTCAGCTGCCATAAGGAAACCACAGGTGCCGGATGCTGGGTCGCAGATAACGTCTGACTTATTGCCATCTAGTTTTGGCGCTGTCATTTGAACCATCATCTGAATGATGTGACGCGGTGTTCTGAACTGACCGTTAGTGCCTGAGCTTTGTAACTTGCTGAGCATGTATTCATACAAATCACCTTTAGTATCTCTATCGTCCATGTCGATTTTATCAATCATGGTAACAACGCGATCCAATAGGCCAGCGGTAGGCACCATAAAGATGGCATCTCGCATGTGTTTAGCAAAGGTTGTATCTTCACCGTTTATCGTCTTAATGAAGGGAAAAATCTTGTCGCGAACCAGCTCGAACATAACTTGTGGATCTTGGTTCTTGAATTTGCTCCAGCGATAGCTGTCTTGCTCAGTGCCGAAAATCGGCTTTTCGATTTCGGTTTCCATGACCAGCGCGTTCTTTACACGAGCCGTGTGTATTTCGTCTAAACGACGAATAAACAGAAGATAAGTGAACTGTTCGATAACTGAGATAGGGTTGGTGATACCACCCGTCCAGAAGGCTTCCCAGATTTCATCAACTTGATTTTTTAGTTTGCCTGTTAGCATTACTCGATAATTGCCTTTTACTGATTTGAACTTTAAGAGCTTTGTTAAATTCTCAAATTTTCACGATGTGACTATCGTTAAAAGTCGTATTTCTTTTTCAAATTATTAAGCTGGCTCCAATCTAAGTAACCTCGGCTCTGAAGTTGACCGACAACAATACCTGGAGCTATTCCTTGAGTTTTAGCAAATTGACAGATACTACTTTCACTAAAATCAGAGTTAGAGACAAATAATGAGAAATCCTTTCTGGGTATAAGATAATTTGCAGCGAATTCATCCGCCTCTTTTTCCTTAAACCTATTTTCTTCAGTATGATAACTATCCTCACTCAAGGGATTTGCTTTGCCATTATTGTCGATAAACTGTTCTTTTCTTCCATGCAAAAGAATGTGACCAGCTTCATGATAAAAATTGAACCAAAACTTATCATCGCGTTTACCTCTTAGACTCAGTTGAATCATTGCCTTATTTTTATCCAACCACCGAGCAGCTCCACTTGTAGATACTTTCTTAATCTCAGGCACGCAGACAACTGCAACACCAGCTTCTGCGCAGATTTCTTGCAGCTTTATTCTCATATCGGAAAATTCTTCAACGGTAAGCTTGCGGCAGTTTAATAGGGCATCTTTAAATTTCTTTGCATCAAACGGAGAACATTTAATCTGGTGTGCTAAAAGCTCACCTCTACGTAACCAAGCCAATATATGTAAATGGCTTTGTTGAAACTTTTCAGACGTTCTGTAACTTACTTCTAACTGAGACCAAACTTGAGGAATTTGCTTTTTACTTGCCACACCAAAAAACCGATACAATTCTTTCAATTGCTCTAGCCTGTCAGTAAATTGCTCTATCCATCGCTCTTTTATTAAACACTTCAGATCTAATTCATCCAAAAAGCTAATCTCTTTACTGAGAAGTTCATCATTCTCGCCTTTTGCTTTATGAATTTGATATTGAGAATCCAGTCCGAGCCAATAGGATGCCGATTTCCCTAATACACACTCTAAAATAACGGCTGTTTCCGAAGATATTGAGGCACTTCCCTTAATAATCGAATTAATCGTTTTCGCTGTAATACCAGATCTTTTCGCAAGCTCAGCTTGAGTCATTCCTTTCACCTCAAGCTCTTCTTCCAGAAATATACCTGGATGGTATGAATAGTCTGGATTGAACTCACTGTGTTGATTTGTCATGCTTTCGCACTCCCAATCTTTTCAATTTTGATACTTGTAATTTTCTCCCAATCATTGGGGTCATTACTTGCTAACGTCAAATCGCACGTGAAGGTGAGATTGAGATCTCTTCCCACCGGAACCTTAAATAGATTTGAATAATTTCGATCACAACTGCATTTCATTGGTGCGCTTCCTTCTGGCGAAAACTCGTTCAAGCTTTCCGCTGCTGCTAGTTGTGTTAATCGCCTACCGAGTATACTTGCTGTCTTAGTGTCGAAACGATTTTCCAGATTTACTTTGCTATTGCACAACTCTCGCAGCTCACTGCTAATAAATTGAATGTTCAATCACTCCTCCAGGACAATAGCCCAACTACTCGATAATATCACAATCCAAATATTTAACAATAATTCCAGAATTAATTTAATGGAAGTATTTGGTAATTTTTTTGTTGCGAATTGGATTTACCCGATCTAGGA
Protein-coding sequences here:
- a CDS encoding type I restriction-modification system subunit M, with protein sequence MLTGKLKNQVDEIWEAFWTGGITNPISVIEQFTYLLFIRRLDEIHTARVKNALVMETEIEKPIFGTEQDSYRWSKFKNQDPQVMFELVRDKIFPFIKTINGEDTTFAKHMRDAIFMVPTAGLLDRVVTMIDKIDMDDRDTKGDLYEYMLSKLQSSGTNGQFRTPRHIIQMMVQMTAPKLDGNKSDVICDPASGTCGFLMAAEEYVRNTQGGALMRPENSKHFHNQMFNAYDFDQHMLRIGAMNLMLHGVEHPVVEYRDSLSDQGEHNIKDKFTLILANPPFKGSVSYDDLAPDLLTALGKTPKKATAKTETDEEGNKKKKKGPSEKTELLFLALILRMLQPGGRAAVVVPDGVLFGSTKSHKEIRKTLVEEHKLEAVVSLPSGVFKPYAGVSTAILFFTKTNDGGTDNVWFYDMQADGFSLDDKRTPLIKEQALTTEADAIDYKAAEGENLEKGQAPSELENHKLNNIPDVLFRWQHLQNEIGRERTEQSFFVPLSDIQSNGYDLSINRYKEVVYEEVEYESPQVILKRIKALQAEMDKGIADLEALL
- a CDS encoding HigA family addiction module antitoxin; the encoded protein is MTNQHSEFNPDYSYHPGIFLEEELEVKGMTQAELAKRSGITAKTINSIIKGSASISSETAVILECVLGKSASYWLGLDSQYQIHKAKGENDELLSKEISFLDELDLKCLIKERWIEQFTDRLEQLKELYRFFGVASKKQIPQVWSQLEVSYRTSEKFQQSHLHILAWLRRGELLAHQIKCSPFDAKKFKDALLNCRKLTVEEFSDMRIKLQEICAEAGVAVVCVPEIKKVSTSGAARWLDKNKAMIQLSLRGKRDDKFWFNFYHEAGHILLHGRKEQFIDNNGKANPLSEDSYHTEENRFKEKEADEFAANYLIPRKDFSLFVSNSDFSESSICQFAKTQGIAPGIVVGQLQSRGYLDWSQLNNLKKKYDF